One window of the Archaeoglobus sulfaticallidus PM70-1 genome contains the following:
- the cofG gene encoding 7,8-didemethyl-8-hydroxy-5-deazariboflavin synthase subunit CofG: MIVTFSWNVFIPLTTACRNRCHYCGFRSDNPELMGISEVKELLNKAKNASEALFTFGEKADEVKGVRERLKSMGFSDFVDYVVEMNRLAISKSKLPHTNAGILSYSELKRLKPYNASMGLMLEQAVELDCHSESPGKKPEVRIKTIKDAGKLKIPFTTGILVGIGESFYDDLYSLEVIAELHKNYEHIQECIIQNFKPKKGTPMERMESPSADRMLKIVKEAREILPDDITIQIPPNLVRDILPFIKAGAGDLGGISDTTIDYINPEEPWPSIEEIERCLNGAYVLRERLPIYPRYIKMEWGGEEVSELISRMSDDEGYRKDGYRGS; the protein is encoded by the coding sequence ATGATCGTCACATTCTCATGGAATGTTTTCATCCCCCTCACCACAGCCTGCAGAAACAGATGTCATTACTGTGGCTTCAGGAGTGATAATCCGGAACTGATGGGGATTTCGGAGGTTAAGGAATTGCTGAACAAAGCCAAAAATGCCAGTGAAGCACTTTTTACTTTTGGTGAAAAGGCGGATGAAGTTAAGGGGGTCCGGGAGAGGCTAAAGTCTATGGGCTTTAGTGATTTTGTTGACTATGTTGTGGAGATGAATAGACTCGCAATATCGAAATCCAAACTTCCTCACACGAATGCTGGTATACTCAGCTATTCAGAGTTAAAGAGGCTAAAACCATACAACGCGTCAATGGGCCTCATGCTCGAACAGGCTGTTGAACTCGATTGCCATTCTGAAAGTCCGGGTAAAAAGCCCGAGGTAAGAATAAAAACGATAAAGGATGCAGGAAAGCTTAAGATTCCATTTACAACAGGAATACTCGTTGGAATTGGAGAAAGCTTTTACGATGACCTTTACTCTCTGGAGGTTATTGCTGAATTGCATAAAAACTATGAACACATTCAGGAGTGCATAATCCAGAACTTCAAGCCCAAAAAAGGCACTCCAATGGAGAGAATGGAAAGCCCATCTGCAGACAGGATGCTGAAAATTGTCAAGGAGGCGCGGGAGATTTTGCCCGATGATATAACAATCCAGATCCCTCCAAATCTTGTGAGAGATATACTCCCATTCATAAAAGCTGGAGCAGGAGATCTTGGTGGGATTTCAGATACAACAATAGATTATATAAACCCGGAAGAGCCTTGGCCATCGATCGAAGAAATCGAAAGATGTTTAAATGGAGCGTATGTCCTAAGAGAGAGGTTACCGATATATCCGAGGTATATAAAGATGGAGTGGGGTGGGGAAGAGGTTTCGGAACTCATATCCAGAATGTCAGATGATGAGGGCTACAGAAAAGATGGTTATAGGGGGAGTTGA
- the cofH gene encoding 5-amino-6-(D-ribitylamino)uracil--L-tyrosine 4-hydroxyphenyl transferase CofH: MLAQYLSLLSDPFETFKIADEIRKEVNGDNVSFVVNRNINFTDLCVNRCKFCSFRNRKRFLLSREDIKRKVEEAVEYGCTEVCIQGGLLEGADIDFYIGILQAVRDVSEKIHIHAFSPMEVLHASRNSNMHYEDVLRELKKAGLDSMPGTAAEILDDGIRNEICPEKLKTKEWIEIIKAAHRNGIPTTATMMYGHIDSWDDRIRHLLIIKKIQQETGGITEFIPLPFMSKNNPLGAVSKGSSGFDDLLVIAISRIILHPEIQNIQASWVKLGKKLVQAALFTGANDVGGTLIEENISKSAGSTSGEFMDVEEILTLIRMCGRIPVQRNTVYETLRTFE, from the coding sequence ATGCTCGCACAGTATCTTTCCCTGCTGTCCGATCCATTCGAGACTTTTAAAATTGCAGATGAGATAAGAAAAGAAGTTAACGGAGATAATGTCTCATTCGTAGTCAACAGAAACATAAACTTTACAGATCTTTGCGTAAACCGCTGTAAATTCTGCTCTTTCAGAAACAGAAAGAGGTTTTTGCTGAGCAGAGAAGATATAAAAAGAAAGGTTGAGGAGGCTGTGGAATACGGTTGCACCGAGGTTTGCATCCAGGGTGGGTTGCTGGAGGGCGCAGACATTGATTTCTATATAGGAATACTTCAGGCGGTTAGAGATGTTTCGGAGAAGATTCACATCCATGCGTTCTCTCCGATGGAAGTTCTGCATGCATCCAGGAACAGCAACATGCATTATGAAGATGTCCTCAGAGAGTTGAAAAAAGCCGGTCTGGATTCGATGCCAGGAACTGCAGCGGAGATACTCGACGATGGGATCAGAAATGAGATTTGCCCGGAAAAGCTGAAAACGAAAGAGTGGATAGAGATAATCAAAGCAGCCCACAGAAACGGGATTCCAACCACAGCAACGATGATGTATGGACATATAGACAGCTGGGATGATAGAATCAGGCATCTTCTCATAATAAAGAAGATTCAGCAGGAAACGGGAGGGATTACGGAGTTCATACCTCTGCCGTTCATGTCCAAGAACAATCCTCTTGGAGCAGTTTCCAAAGGCTCCTCAGGATTCGATGATCTGCTTGTGATAGCCATATCAAGGATAATCCTCCATCCTGAGATTCAGAACATACAGGCATCATGGGTCAAACTCGGGAAGAAGCTCGTTCAGGCTGCTTTATTTACCGGAGCCAACGATGTTGGTGGCACTCTCATCGAGGAGAATATATCGAAATCTGCTGGATCAACATCAGGAGAGTTCATGGATGTCGAGGAAATCCTGACCCTCATAAGGATGTGTGGCAGAATCCCAGTTCAGAGGAACACTGTATATGAAACGCTGAGAACATTTGAGTGA
- a CDS encoding radical SAM protein — MISLTKMLTGKATVSERITYCGDKSFIPERLKNLRKKISPVVVLNLTRKCNLRCVHCYADASSHSSKELTTEEIKAVIDDLAEMKIPVLLFSGGEPLIRKDIFELAEYANDKGINCSLSTNGTLITEEIADMLKSCFIYVGVSLDGLKDVNDRFRGVEGSFERALQGLINARDAGIMTGIRFTVTRYNQNDIDPIINLLAENDIPRFCLYHLVPSGRADFKDDISKEERRKIIEYLMRKSVELVDEGFKTEILTVDNPVDGVFAYLKMRDENPDYAEKILEFLRYRGGDGSGERIANIDMYGYVHPNQFWWDYSCGNVKERKFSEIWLNPNELLIKLRNKEKYLRGKCGMCNFKDVCGGFRLRALRYGDLWGEDPDCYLSMEEISQKGF; from the coding sequence ATGATCAGCCTAACAAAGATGCTCACCGGAAAGGCTACGGTTTCTGAAAGAATTACCTACTGCGGTGATAAAAGCTTCATACCGGAAAGGCTGAAGAATTTAAGGAAGAAAATCTCTCCAGTAGTTGTTCTGAATTTAACGAGGAAGTGCAACCTCAGATGTGTTCACTGCTATGCCGATGCTAGCAGCCATTCCAGCAAGGAGCTTACAACAGAAGAGATAAAAGCTGTTATCGATGATCTGGCTGAGATGAAAATTCCTGTCCTGCTTTTCAGCGGTGGAGAGCCATTGATTAGGAAAGATATTTTCGAACTTGCGGAGTATGCAAATGACAAGGGAATCAACTGCTCCCTCTCAACAAACGGCACACTCATAACTGAAGAGATCGCAGACATGCTGAAATCCTGTTTTATCTATGTCGGGGTCAGCCTCGATGGTTTGAAGGATGTAAACGACAGGTTCAGAGGTGTGGAGGGGAGCTTCGAGAGGGCATTGCAGGGACTGATCAATGCGAGAGATGCAGGGATAATGACAGGGATAAGGTTTACAGTCACAAGATACAACCAGAACGACATAGATCCGATAATAAACTTGCTTGCGGAAAACGACATTCCCAGGTTCTGTTTATATCATCTCGTACCCTCTGGCAGGGCTGATTTTAAAGATGATATAAGCAAAGAGGAGAGAAGGAAGATAATAGAATATCTCATGAGAAAATCTGTTGAGCTTGTAGATGAAGGTTTCAAAACCGAAATACTTACAGTGGATAACCCTGTAGATGGTGTTTTCGCCTACCTGAAAATGAGGGACGAGAACCCTGACTATGCAGAAAAAATTCTGGAGTTCCTGAGATACAGGGGTGGAGATGGCAGTGGTGAAAGAATAGCCAACATCGACATGTATGGATACGTCCATCCGAACCAATTCTGGTGGGATTACAGCTGTGGGAATGTCAAGGAGAGGAAATTCAGCGAGATCTGGCTGAATCCCAATGAATTGCTGATAAAGCTCAGGAATAAAGAGAAATATTTGAGAGGAAAATGCGGGATGTGTAATTTTAAAGATGTCTGCGGTGGATTCAGACTGAGGGCTTTGAGATATGGAGATCTATGGGGAGAAGATCCGGATTGCTACCTTAGCATGGAAGAGATCTCTCAGAAAGGTTTTTAA
- a CDS encoding FGGY-family carbohydrate kinase, which yields MALFDVWCQIIADVINKPVRRMKSPDQVGLRGLAAMALVSLGKSKNFDDAISKSEVDQVLKPENAGRYMRSYARPFKEYVNAYKKLKKVYMALNW from the coding sequence ATGGCTCTGTTTGATGTATGGTGCCAGATAATAGCTGATGTCATCAACAAACCGGTTAGGAGGATGAAAAGTCCAGATCAGGTCGGGTTGAGGGGGCTGGCAGCAATGGCGTTGGTCTCTCTTGGTAAATCCAAAAATTTTGATGATGCCATCTCTAAATCCGAGGTCGATCAGGTACTCAAGCCTGAGAACGCTGGGAGATACATGAGGTCATACGCGAGGCCATTCAAAGAATATGTTAATGCATATAAAAAGCTGAAGAAGGTTTACATGGCTTTGAATTGGTGA
- a CDS encoding MBL fold metallo-hydrolase: protein MNSDIKPVQIVTPPLAANVYLILSEVPALIDTGGDAAYLVDEVRRYINPKDIAYIFLTHSHFDHASAVSDWKGWFEDTRVVIHESEMALVRSQVSFFGVKFRPFEPDIVVRGGERFDLGDIELEIIHTPGHSPGSICLYEKEKKWLFSGDTVFAHGSFGRVDLPGGSAYELIESIKKLSNLDVRNLYPGHEDVVIGEGNEHIQRSLRFAKMFL from the coding sequence ATGAATAGCGATATTAAGCCTGTGCAGATCGTAACTCCTCCGTTGGCTGCGAATGTATATCTTATTCTCTCAGAAGTTCCAGCGCTCATAGATACTGGGGGAGATGCAGCATACTTGGTGGATGAGGTCAGGAGGTACATAAATCCGAAGGATATTGCCTACATCTTCCTGACTCACTCTCATTTCGACCACGCCTCTGCGGTAAGCGACTGGAAGGGCTGGTTTGAAGATACAAGGGTAGTCATCCACGAAAGTGAGATGGCGCTGGTTAGATCCCAGGTCTCATTTTTCGGTGTGAAATTCAGGCCATTCGAGCCGGATATTGTTGTCAGGGGTGGAGAAAGATTTGATTTGGGAGATATCGAGCTGGAGATAATTCACACACCCGGGCACTCTCCTGGGAGTATCTGTCTGTACGAGAAAGAGAAAAAATGGCTTTTCAGCGGAGATACAGTTTTCGCCCATGGCAGTTTTGGAAGGGTGGATCTTCCGGGGGGGAGTGCATACGAACTTATAGAATCAATAAAAAAGCTGTCGAATTTAGATGTGAGAAACCTGTATCCGGGACATGAGGATGTCGTTATCGGTGAAGGAAATGAGCACATCCAACGATCACTTCGTTTTGCAAAGATGTTTTTGTAA
- a CDS encoding AzlD domain-containing protein, whose translation MKLLAIVLVAAGTYLTRFLPMKFGKIRSERFEEFLAYSSTALISALFVTSFISFPIVFRDLGVGLVAILFVFVTYRRWENLGISVLAGVLTHLLLSLSVQAIQGF comes from the coding sequence ATGAAGCTTCTAGCAATAGTGCTTGTGGCGGCAGGAACATATCTCACCAGATTCCTCCCAATGAAGTTCGGGAAAATAAGGTCTGAGAGGTTTGAAGAGTTTCTGGCATATTCATCAACAGCTTTAATCTCTGCACTGTTCGTAACGAGCTTTATATCATTCCCAATAGTTTTCAGGGATTTGGGTGTAGGCTTAGTTGCTATACTGTTCGTTTTTGTGACATACAGGAGATGGGAGAATCTGGGAATTTCAGTTTTGGCAGGAGTGCTAACCCATCTCTTGCTGTCCCTCTCGGTACAAGCAATACAGGGATTTTAG
- a CDS encoding AzlC family ABC transporter permease: MFRKGLIASIPIVIGYVPVAMTFGIIALALGFSKVETLLTSALVFAGASQFALISLMPYSFVNAVFIPIFLNLRHIVYGYIVSQNFEIKKPCITAFGLTDEVFARSLTAPRDERFLWGLELGSYSAWVLGTAIGIVGGAFLISNKTLTPSLVFSLTALFLVLLIPNLKKYRLSAIMGGLIALIFHYFGYSSIGILLAGVVSPLIAMRLRR, from the coding sequence ATGTTCAGAAAAGGGTTGATCGCCAGCATACCAATAGTTATTGGATATGTCCCGGTAGCGATGACATTCGGAATAATTGCATTAGCTCTCGGTTTCAGCAAGGTGGAGACTTTGCTGACATCTGCTTTGGTATTTGCCGGAGCGAGCCAATTCGCGTTAATCTCGCTGATGCCCTACTCCTTTGTGAATGCAGTTTTCATACCGATATTCCTGAATTTGAGACACATAGTGTATGGATACATAGTCTCTCAGAACTTTGAAATTAAGAAACCATGTATAACCGCGTTTGGGTTAACTGACGAGGTGTTTGCACGATCGCTTACGGCTCCTAGAGATGAAAGATTCCTCTGGGGCCTGGAGTTGGGTTCATATTCGGCATGGGTCCTTGGTACTGCTATTGGGATCGTTGGAGGGGCATTCCTTATTTCGAACAAAACCTTAACACCATCACTCGTTTTCTCCCTTACAGCACTGTTCCTCGTTCTTTTGATTCCAAACCTCAAGAAATATAGACTCTCAGCAATAATGGGTGGACTAATAGCGCTCATATTCCACTACTTCGGGTATTCTTCAATCGGCATTCTGCTGGCAGGAGTTGTGAGTCCGCTAATTGCTATGAGGTTGAGAAGATGA
- a CDS encoding RNA-guided endonuclease InsQ/TnpB family protein — translation MYVQENRCIVVQPKLTKEQEIVIGNLCYNAGKVWNIVNYHLINGNLKFNVYDIYNKLKDNFFVRNIHSRSAQILMGQLVEGWMTYFDYLKNPENYSSPVRRPGFMDKKRPHHTIIYDKTGFKVLGSKIRLSIPKQLKAYLRGEYGFDKKYLWIDTGIDLTQYDVRNIQITPLKYSGRIFYQMGIIYSVEQEQTQQPEKERLMSIDFNTSNFAVIVIEDHPTSYIIDGRGLMSLLRKYLKKISRLQSRRDNLKEGLPHHKLNERIAKLWKRVRNLLRDFSHRVSNLIVELARRQVTRIVIGNVHTSKNKESKLPDLVNQMFSLLPHGKVVKHLQYKFGNVIEISEEYTSGVDSVKHEHPSKEHYEPRKRVKRGLFKSVIGIINADVNSARNILKKYLYEIGQTNHVLRDTASGLKQIIRLRVFHRLRGSSESAVLGQIGVVRGCVPLGMVRNLTVQTHPEAPCASEG, via the coding sequence ATGTACGTGCAGGAAAACCGATGCATAGTCGTTCAGCCCAAACTGACTAAGGAGCAGGAGATAGTCATCGGCAACCTCTGTTACAACGCTGGCAAAGTATGGAACATCGTCAACTACCACCTCATAAACGGAAACCTCAAGTTCAACGTTTACGACATCTACAACAAACTCAAAGACAACTTCTTCGTCAGAAACATTCACTCAAGGTCAGCCCAAATCCTCATGGGTCAGCTCGTTGAGGGCTGGATGACGTATTTTGACTACCTGAAGAATCCTGAGAATTACAGTTCTCCCGTAAGAAGGCCAGGATTCATGGATAAGAAGAGACCACATCATACCATTATCTACGATAAAACAGGTTTCAAGGTGCTCGGGAGTAAGATCAGGTTATCCATACCAAAACAGTTGAAGGCGTATCTCAGAGGAGAGTACGGTTTTGACAAGAAGTACTTGTGGATTGATACTGGTATCGACTTAACTCAGTATGATGTAAGAAACATCCAGATCACACCTCTCAAGTACTCTGGCAGGATATTCTACCAGATGGGGATCATATATTCAGTGGAGCAAGAGCAAACCCAACAACCAGAAAAAGAGAGGTTGATGAGCATCGACTTCAACACCTCCAACTTTGCAGTCATCGTTATCGAGGACCACCCCACATCATACATCATCGATGGCAGAGGTCTAATGTCCCTTCTAAGAAAATACCTCAAGAAAATCTCCAGATTGCAGTCTAGAAGAGACAACCTGAAAGAGGGCTTACCACACCACAAACTCAACGAAAGAATTGCCAAGCTCTGGAAGCGGGTGAGAAATTTGCTGAGAGATTTCTCTCACCGTGTATCAAACCTGATTGTGGAGCTTGCCAGGAGACAGGTGACAAGGATCGTTATAGGAAACGTCCACACATCCAAGAACAAGGAAAGCAAGTTGCCCGACCTCGTAAACCAGATGTTCTCCCTGCTTCCTCACGGAAAAGTGGTGAAGCACCTTCAATACAAATTCGGGAATGTCATAGAGATAAGTGAAGAATACACATCCGGTGTGGACTCCGTTAAGCACGAACATCCTTCTAAGGAGCACTATGAACCTCGAAAAAGGGTAAAGAGGGGTCTGTTCAAATCCGTGATCGGCATCATCAACGCAGATGTCAACTCCGCAAGAAACATCCTGAAAAAGTACCTGTACGAGATTGGCCAGACGAATCATGTTTTGAGGGATACGGCGTCTGGCCTCAAACAAATAATCAGGTTAAGAGTCTTCCACAGGCTGAGAGGTAGCTCCGAATCTGCCGTGCTGGGACAGATAGGAGTAGTAAGGGGTTGTGTCCCCCTTGGGATGGTAAGGAACCTGACGGTTCAAACCCATCCCGAAGCCCCTTGCGCGAGCGAGGGGTGA
- a CDS encoding ribbon-helix-helix protein, CopG family, whose amino-acid sequence MIAKERRARNISRLSIALDAETEKMVELLAREEDRNASETIREAIKAYYEIKKAIRYLDIKKLKQIGEMLESEEHVLVDIEMWIKILDELNKRASDEFFEYIREIGYNKGIQNKKMGINDIQEILKFLELGNWFKVKANGRVFTIILSTQSEQNILKIFLEGMFEAQNIPVEIISGSRKLTIVRK is encoded by the coding sequence TTGATAGCTAAGGAAAGAAGGGCTAGAAACATATCAAGACTCTCTATAGCCCTGGATGCTGAGACAGAGAAGATGGTAGAGCTTCTTGCCAGAGAAGAGGACAGGAATGCATCGGAGACTATAAGGGAAGCTATCAAGGCATACTATGAGATAAAGAAGGCAATAAGGTACCTCGACATAAAAAAGCTCAAGCAGATCGGAGAGATGCTGGAGAGCGAAGAGCATGTATTGGTTGACATTGAGATGTGGATAAAGATTCTTGACGAGCTAAACAAAAGAGCTTCTGATGAGTTTTTTGAGTACATCAGAGAGATAGGTTACAACAAGGGCATTCAGAACAAAAAGATGGGGATAAACGACATCCAAGAGATTCTGAAGTTTCTGGAGCTTGGAAACTGGTTCAAGGTAAAGGCTAACGGTAGGGTATTTACCATAATTTTATCCACTCAAAGCGAGCAGAACATACTAAAAATCTTTCTCGAAGGGATGTTTGAGGCTCAGAATATCCCGGTGGAAATAATTTCTGGATCGAGAAAGCTGACAATTGTTAGGAAGTAA
- a CDS encoding sulfite exporter TauE/SafE family protein: MVTELKSAKKSRQTVLAAISAIILIAGILAWFFLQGGAMGVSLWSEWVIFLFLFTFVIGILGPMSGVGGGVIFVGLGMAILPFHVDFIRGAGLVAALTTALSSAPHFTKKGLANFKVAAPLVVVSTIFSIMGSVFGLWISNAFPQGSSYVKVSLGVVLFIMLAALATSKNVEYPETKKQDRLSKMLNIYGEWYEPTLNRVVEYRVGNLPIGLLFFAGVGFVAGMFGLGAGWANVPVLNLIMGVPLKAAVATSMVILAINDSASLWVYLSKGAVLPLIVVPTVLGIGIGSRIGSRIAVRTKPKVIKYLVIGLIGLSAIVNIIQGLSSMGVFKW; encoded by the coding sequence ATGGTTACAGAACTTAAAAGTGCCAAAAAGAGTAGGCAGACAGTTCTGGCAGCCATTTCAGCGATAATACTGATTGCAGGAATTTTAGCATGGTTTTTCCTTCAGGGGGGTGCGATGGGGGTCTCGTTGTGGTCTGAGTGGGTTATCTTCCTTTTCCTGTTCACATTCGTCATAGGTATACTCGGTCCAATGTCTGGTGTTGGTGGTGGAGTTATATTCGTAGGACTTGGCATGGCTATACTGCCGTTTCATGTTGACTTCATTAGAGGAGCTGGGCTTGTTGCTGCCCTGACTACAGCCCTAAGTTCAGCACCACACTTCACAAAGAAAGGATTGGCCAACTTTAAGGTTGCAGCACCGTTGGTAGTGGTTTCAACAATTTTCTCAATAATGGGCAGTGTATTTGGGCTGTGGATATCAAATGCATTCCCGCAAGGCTCAAGTTATGTAAAAGTTAGCTTAGGTGTTGTTCTATTCATAATGCTCGCAGCTTTGGCCACATCGAAGAATGTCGAGTATCCAGAGACTAAAAAGCAGGACAGACTCTCGAAAATGCTTAACATATATGGCGAATGGTATGAGCCAACACTCAACAGGGTTGTGGAGTACAGGGTAGGAAACCTGCCAATAGGTTTACTGTTTTTCGCTGGAGTTGGATTCGTTGCAGGAATGTTTGGACTCGGTGCTGGATGGGCAAATGTTCCAGTCCTGAACCTGATCATGGGAGTTCCACTCAAGGCAGCGGTGGCTACGAGTATGGTAATCCTAGCAATAAACGATTCAGCATCGCTGTGGGTGTATCTGTCGAAAGGTGCAGTACTGCCATTGATCGTTGTACCTACAGTACTTGGAATAGGTATTGGATCGAGAATAGGCTCGAGAATCGCAGTCAGAACTAAGCCGAAGGTCATCAAGTACTTGGTCATCGGCCTAATTGGACTGTCTGCTATTGTGAACATAATTCAGGGACTGTCTTCGATGGGTGTTTTTAAGTGGTGA
- a CDS encoding aldehyde ferredoxin oxidoreductase family protein, producing the protein MGGYMGKILRVDLSSGTTKIEPISEEIARKYLGGKGYATYMIYQKLKSLEKEGIYPADIDPLGEFNDLIFATGPATGIAGFPEPGRYHVMTVRSPLTGSIGSANSGGKFGPYMKFAGFDIIVVEGKSDKPVYLEVVDGSAEIKDASDLWGRNVFDTTRILSDRVGRRCSVACIGPAGENLVLFANIMNDEHRAAGRTGVGAVMGSKKLKAIVCAGNTRPKPEDPEKFREESKKANDKIKQNPLTGEGLTKYGTAILVNVINNAGSLPFKNWQTGYNPEADKISGETLAEKYLIKNHGCWGCTITCGRVTKVESGPYQILYSEGPEYESIWSLGNATGVTDLEAIIKANHFCDEYGLDTISMGSTIACAMELYEKGSIPEEYLQGVDLSFGNSSALVEMVWRTAFKAGFGKYLALGSKRLAEMFGHPELSMSVKGLEMPAYDPRGIKGIGLTYATANRGGCHVTGYTVAPEIAGLPEKIDPLTEEGKAQWVKAFQDFTCVVNSTVNCLFTTFAIGAEDFAPMLSAVTGWDFSVEELMKIGERIYNLERVIINKFGFDAKDDTLPPRLLKEALPEGAAKGHVVDLDKMKKEYYEIRGWVDGVPTEEKLKELEIEL; encoded by the coding sequence ATGGGAGGTTACATGGGAAAAATTCTAAGAGTTGATCTGTCCTCTGGAACAACGAAAATAGAGCCAATTAGTGAAGAAATCGCAAGGAAATACCTTGGTGGAAAGGGTTATGCCACTTACATGATTTATCAGAAGCTTAAAAGCCTCGAAAAGGAGGGAATTTATCCTGCTGACATCGATCCATTAGGCGAATTCAACGATCTGATTTTTGCCACCGGACCTGCAACGGGCATTGCAGGTTTTCCAGAACCTGGGAGATATCATGTAATGACTGTAAGATCCCCGCTGACAGGTTCGATAGGCAGTGCAAACTCAGGCGGTAAGTTCGGCCCGTACATGAAGTTTGCCGGCTTTGATATCATTGTCGTTGAAGGAAAATCTGACAAGCCGGTATATCTGGAGGTCGTGGACGGTTCTGCCGAGATTAAGGACGCGTCCGATCTGTGGGGTAGAAATGTATTCGACACAACCAGAATCCTGAGCGACAGGGTTGGAAGAAGATGCAGTGTCGCGTGCATAGGGCCTGCTGGAGAGAATCTCGTGCTTTTCGCGAACATAATGAACGATGAACATAGGGCTGCTGGAAGAACTGGGGTCGGAGCGGTTATGGGATCAAAGAAGCTCAAAGCAATAGTATGTGCTGGAAACACAAGACCGAAGCCAGAGGATCCAGAGAAATTCAGGGAAGAGTCCAAGAAAGCAAACGATAAAATAAAGCAGAATCCACTGACAGGAGAGGGATTGACCAAGTATGGGACAGCGATTCTTGTTAATGTGATAAACAACGCTGGCTCTCTACCATTCAAGAACTGGCAGACCGGATACAATCCGGAAGCGGATAAGATCAGTGGTGAGACCCTTGCCGAGAAATACCTGATAAAGAACCACGGATGCTGGGGATGCACGATTACATGCGGAAGGGTCACCAAGGTTGAAAGCGGACCGTATCAGATCCTTTACAGCGAGGGTCCAGAGTACGAGTCAATATGGTCTCTGGGAAATGCTACTGGTGTGACTGACCTAGAAGCGATCATCAAGGCCAACCACTTCTGCGATGAATACGGGCTGGACACGATATCGATGGGTTCAACAATTGCATGTGCAATGGAGCTTTACGAAAAAGGATCGATTCCAGAGGAGTACTTGCAGGGAGTTGATCTGAGCTTTGGAAACTCTTCAGCTTTGGTTGAGATGGTCTGGAGGACGGCCTTCAAAGCAGGATTCGGAAAGTATCTCGCCCTTGGATCAAAGAGGCTTGCTGAGATGTTCGGTCATCCTGAGCTATCGATGAGCGTCAAAGGACTGGAGATGCCAGCCTATGATCCGAGGGGCATCAAGGGAATTGGTCTGACCTATGCCACAGCGAACAGAGGAGGATGCCATGTTACCGGATACACGGTAGCTCCTGAGATTGCTGGATTGCCTGAAAAAATCGATCCCCTCACAGAGGAGGGGAAGGCACAGTGGGTCAAGGCATTCCAGGACTTCACCTGTGTGGTTAACTCAACGGTTAACTGCCTGTTCACAACATTCGCGATTGGAGCTGAGGACTTCGCTCCAATGCTTTCTGCAGTAACCGGATGGGACTTCAGCGTTGAAGAACTCATGAAGATTGGAGAGAGAATATACAACCTCGAGAGGGTCATCATCAACAAGTTCGGGTTCGATGCCAAAGATGATACACTGCCTCCAAGGCTCCTGAAAGAGGCTCTGCCAGAGGGTGCTGCCAAGGGACATGTTGTCGATCTCGATAAGATGAAGAAGGAGTACTACGAGATTAGAGGATGGGTTGATGGAGTTCCAACGGAAGAAAAGTTGAAGGAGCTTGAGATTGAACTATAA